A stretch of Desulfuromonas acetexigens DNA encodes these proteins:
- the folP gene encoding dihydropteroate synthase produces MPVPPRLLRVEDEAQARGELFRIGVDPAGIARMAPKMVGRLIKLRDVSCPAANILKQEMLSLGGDAAVSRGSVACSLPTTDVLLIGSLKQIRLLVERLGRQPFGLREQAARISLLLERLEYPPTFLSGRGLRLELDRPRIMGILNVTPDSFSDGGRYLSLSAALERAHEMEREGLDLIDVGGESTRPGAPEISPQEEIDRVVPVVEALARETSCPISVDTSKSAVARAALAAGAHFINDVSGLHFDPAMAAVIAEAGAGLFLMHTRGLAATMQADTEYGDLVGEILEYLRAGMARAQAAGIPEEALAVDPGIGFGKDVAGNLEILRRLGEFRALGRPLLLGTSRKSFIGKVLGQPEPSRRLYGTLATVALGVRAGAMIHRVHEVAPAREAALMAWAIQGGGAVTETL; encoded by the coding sequence ATGCCAGTTCCACCGCGCCTGTTGCGGGTTGAGGATGAGGCCCAAGCCCGTGGCGAACTTTTCCGCATCGGTGTCGACCCGGCGGGCATTGCCCGCATGGCGCCGAAAATGGTGGGGCGACTGATTAAGCTCCGCGACGTTTCCTGTCCCGCCGCGAACATTCTCAAACAAGAGATGCTCTCCCTGGGTGGCGATGCGGCCGTGTCACGGGGGAGCGTCGCCTGTTCGCTTCCCACGACCGATGTCTTGTTGATCGGCTCCCTCAAACAAATCAGGCTGCTGGTCGAACGTCTCGGCCGGCAGCCTTTTGGCCTGCGCGAGCAAGCGGCCCGGATCAGTCTTCTGCTCGAGCGTCTGGAATATCCCCCGACCTTCTTGAGCGGGCGGGGGTTGCGGCTGGAACTGGATCGGCCACGGATCATGGGAATTCTCAACGTCACTCCCGACTCCTTCTCCGATGGTGGCCGCTACCTTTCTCTTTCCGCCGCCCTGGAGCGGGCACACGAGATGGAGCGGGAAGGGCTCGACCTGATCGATGTCGGGGGGGAGAGTACCCGCCCTGGAGCCCCGGAGATTTCCCCACAGGAGGAAATCGATCGGGTCGTTCCGGTCGTCGAGGCCCTTGCCCGGGAGACTTCCTGTCCGATTTCGGTCGATACCAGCAAAAGCGCCGTGGCCCGCGCCGCCCTGGCCGCCGGTGCCCATTTCATTAACGACGTCAGCGGGTTGCATTTCGATCCGGCCATGGCGGCGGTGATCGCCGAAGCCGGTGCCGGACTTTTCCTCATGCATACCCGGGGGCTGGCCGCGACCATGCAGGCCGATACCGAGTACGGCGATCTGGTCGGGGAAATTCTCGAATATCTGCGAGCGGGAATGGCGCGGGCGCAAGCCGCCGGCATTCCCGAAGAGGCTCTGGCGGTTGACCCGGGCATCGGCTTCGGCAAGGACGTTGCCGGCAACCTGGAGATCCTGCGGCGCCTCGGGGAGTTTCGGGCGTTGGGACGTCCCCTCCTGCTGGGAACTTCCCGCAAGAGTTTTATCGGCAAGGTTCTGGGACAACCCGAGCCTTCCCGGCGCCTTTACGGGACCTTGGCGACGGTAGCGCTCGGGGTCCGGGCGGGGGCGATGATCCATCGGGTGCACGAGGTCGCCCCGGCGCGGGAGGCGGCTCTAATGGCCTGGGCGATACAAGGCGGAGGCGCCGTGACGGAAACCCTTTGA
- the tilS gene encoding tRNA lysidine(34) synthetase TilS, which translates to MDKLFIENVTRRQLLAPGERVLTAVSGGADSVALLVLLQRNAQSLGIEVAAAHLDHGMRPESGEDAEFVRRLCAELDIPLCVGKRDVPKLSRLAKEGLEASARRARREFLMETAATRGCVKVALGHHRGDQAETLLHRLLRGSGSSGLSAMQPWSPPFIRPLLPFAREQLQEFLAEHGWPFIEDASNRDPRFTRNRIRHQLLPLLENFNPRIEEHLCRLSERLSEEEAFWREREDEALKVVSLDQSDGLSLSRGLLLELHPALLPRVLRRALAQVRGDLQGIASSHLRAVRALVESERPQGGLDLPGAWVGRRYERLWLRRECPQGMENAPLEIPGPGKYVLADGGELQVTVEGGPGKTTALIEEFDGFTIDFPLQWRSFCSGDRFHPEGAPGGKKLKSFFIDQKIEKEKRRSLWLLAKDEILWVVGVRRCQDYRPEAACGRVLRFVYRPGNAHENGL; encoded by the coding sequence ATGGATAAGCTATTTATCGAAAATGTCACACGGCGGCAGTTGCTGGCGCCGGGCGAGCGGGTGCTTACCGCGGTCTCCGGTGGGGCCGATTCGGTGGCGCTGCTCGTTCTATTGCAGCGGAACGCTCAGTCCCTGGGGATCGAAGTTGCGGCGGCACACCTGGATCATGGCATGCGCCCTGAAAGTGGTGAGGATGCCGAATTCGTCCGGCGCCTTTGTGCCGAGCTGGACATCCCCCTATGCGTCGGCAAGCGGGACGTTCCCAAGCTTTCCCGCCTCGCCAAGGAAGGCCTGGAGGCCTCCGCGCGCCGTGCCCGCCGGGAATTTCTGATGGAGACGGCGGCGACCCGGGGCTGTGTGAAGGTGGCCCTGGGTCACCATCGCGGTGACCAGGCCGAAACTCTGCTGCATCGGTTGCTCCGCGGGTCCGGGAGCTCCGGCCTGAGTGCCATGCAACCTTGGTCCCCTCCCTTCATCCGTCCTTTGCTCCCCTTTGCCCGCGAGCAGTTGCAAGAATTTTTGGCGGAGCACGGATGGCCGTTCATCGAAGATGCCAGTAATCGTGATCCCCGATTTACCCGGAACCGGATCCGTCACCAGCTTCTGCCCCTTCTCGAAAATTTCAATCCGCGGATCGAAGAGCATCTTTGTCGCTTGTCGGAACGCCTTTCCGAGGAAGAGGCTTTTTGGCGGGAACGGGAGGACGAGGCCTTAAAGGTTGTTTCGCTCGACCAATCAGATGGTTTGAGCTTGTCTCGCGGTCTATTGCTTGAGCTGCATCCCGCTCTGCTGCCGCGAGTTCTGCGGCGAGCCCTGGCCCAAGTGCGGGGTGATTTGCAGGGAATTGCCTCCTCTCACCTGCGCGCTGTGCGAGCCCTGGTCGAATCCGAGCGTCCTCAGGGGGGGCTCGATCTCCCTGGAGCCTGGGTCGGAAGAAGGTATGAACGGTTGTGGTTGCGCAGGGAGTGTCCGCAGGGGATGGAGAACGCGCCCCTGGAGATTCCTGGCCCCGGAAAATATGTCCTCGCCGATGGTGGCGAGTTGCAGGTGACGGTGGAAGGCGGCCCTGGAAAAACGACGGCGCTGATCGAGGAGTTTGACGGCTTCACCATCGATTTTCCGCTCCAGTGGCGGTCTTTTTGTTCAGGGGATCGTTTTCATCCTGAAGGGGCGCCCGGGGGGAAGAAGCTCAAATCCTTCTTCATCGATCAAAAGATTGAGAAAGAAAAACGTCGTTCCCTCTGGTTGCTGGCGAAGGATGAGATACTCTGGGTGGTGGGGGTTCGACGCTGTCAGGACTATCGCCCCGAAGCGGCTTGCGGGCGGGTTCTGCGCTTTGTCTATCGCCCTGGCAATGCCCACGAAAACGGGTTGTGA
- a CDS encoding NAD(P)H-hydrate dehydratase, which yields MKLLTAARMRELDRQAIEDLGIPGVVLMENAGRGAAERLARCYAEFFPGPVLILAGKGNNGGDGYVIARHLLNWGWQVQTLVLAEPSAIVGDASVNLDILTRMGGQVAFVPDEHRLLTALDELGATRLVVDALFGTGLCAPVRGHYGRAIDWINACGRPVVAVDIPSGVDATHGSLLGKAVRADLTLTFAAPKLGQALYPGWAQVGTLEVLDIGIPATLLAACEEDFRLVTAAEVGPLLPARPATGHKGTFGHLLVVAGSRGKTGAAALAAEGGLRMGAGLVTLGCPLSVQPAMAIKLTEVMTASLAEVDGALALAAGEALRDLWRDKEALAVGPGLGTSEETTELVRKLVRECPLPMVIDADGLNALGPYPSFLRDIPDLQAVLTPHPGEMSRLTGTSVADIEADRVGAARRFALDYRVTLVLKGARTIVALPDGRVRITAGGNPGMASGGMGDALTGIIGGLLAQGLTVESAAVLGVYLHALAGDRLAVRQGNSGLFASDLLRELPAARAALAAGEIEDRLC from the coding sequence ATGAAATTGTTGACCGCCGCGCGGATGCGTGAACTCGACCGTCAGGCCATCGAAGATCTCGGCATCCCCGGTGTGGTCCTCATGGAAAATGCCGGGCGGGGGGCGGCCGAGCGGTTGGCCCGGTGCTATGCCGAATTCTTTCCCGGACCCGTGCTGATTCTGGCGGGGAAGGGGAACAACGGCGGCGACGGCTATGTCATTGCCCGGCATCTGCTCAACTGGGGATGGCAAGTGCAAACCCTGGTACTCGCCGAACCGTCGGCGATCGTCGGCGATGCTTCCGTCAATCTCGATATTCTGACGCGGATGGGCGGCCAGGTGGCATTCGTGCCCGATGAGCACCGACTGCTGACGGCCCTGGACGAACTCGGCGCGACCCGTCTGGTGGTCGACGCCCTCTTCGGCACCGGGCTCTGTGCCCCGGTGCGCGGCCACTACGGGCGGGCCATCGACTGGATCAACGCCTGCGGGCGTCCAGTGGTGGCCGTGGATATCCCTTCCGGCGTCGATGCCACCCATGGTTCCCTGCTCGGCAAGGCGGTGCGCGCGGACCTGACCCTGACCTTCGCCGCGCCCAAGTTGGGGCAGGCGCTTTATCCCGGGTGGGCACAGGTCGGAACCTTGGAGGTTCTCGATATCGGCATTCCCGCGACCCTGCTGGCGGCCTGCGAAGAGGACTTCCGTCTTGTCACCGCTGCCGAGGTCGGGCCGTTGCTCCCCGCCCGTCCGGCCACCGGGCACAAGGGAACATTCGGCCATCTGCTGGTGGTGGCCGGTTCCCGGGGCAAGACCGGCGCGGCGGCGCTGGCCGCCGAGGGCGGTCTGCGCATGGGCGCCGGGCTGGTGACCCTGGGTTGTCCGCTTTCGGTCCAGCCGGCCATGGCGATCAAGCTCACCGAAGTGATGACCGCTTCCCTGGCCGAGGTCGACGGCGCCCTGGCCCTGGCGGCCGGGGAGGCGCTTCGCGATCTGTGGCGGGACAAGGAGGCGCTTGCCGTCGGTCCCGGGCTCGGCACCTCCGAAGAGACGACGGAGCTGGTGCGCAAGCTGGTCCGTGAGTGTCCCTTGCCCATGGTCATCGATGCCGACGGTCTCAACGCCCTCGGCCCGTATCCCAGCTTCCTGCGGGATATCCCCGATCTGCAGGCGGTCCTTACCCCCCATCCCGGCGAGATGTCCCGCCTGACCGGAACGTCCGTCGCCGACATCGAGGCCGACCGGGTCGGCGCGGCCCGCCGTTTTGCTCTCGATTATCGGGTGACGCTGGTGCTCAAGGGCGCACGCACCATCGTCGCTCTGCCCGACGGCCGAGTACGGATCACTGCCGGCGGCAACCCCGGCATGGCCAGCGGCGGCATGGGGGATGCCTTGACCGGGATCATCGGCGGACTCTTGGCCCAGGGTCTGACGGTCGAGTCCGCCGCCGTCCTCGGGGTCTACCTGCACGCCCTGGCCGGGGACCGCCTCGCGGTGCGCCAGGGAAATTCGGGGCTCTTTGCTTCCGACCTGCTGCGAGAACTGCCCGCCGCCCGTGCCGCCTTGGCCGCCGGGGAAATCGAAGACCGCCTTTGCTGA
- a CDS encoding pyridoxine 5'-phosphate synthase, translating into MARLGVNVDHVATVRQARGTNEPDPVTAAALAELAGADSITVHLREDRRHIQDRDLFLLRQTLKTRLNLEMAATDEMLGIALKVRPDCVTLVPEKREELTTEGGLDVLRHRQLLKKQIEPLRQEGIIVSLFVDPDLEQIKEAHRLGSDAVEIHTGAYCETRRYDKRYAELLKIQEAVRAGGKLGLGVNAGHGLNYQNVQDVVALGGIDEFNIGHSIISRAVLVGLERAVREMVALVRPGE; encoded by the coding sequence GTGGCGCGACTGGGAGTCAATGTCGATCATGTCGCTACCGTCCGTCAAGCGCGGGGGACCAACGAACCCGATCCGGTGACGGCGGCGGCGTTGGCCGAGCTCGCCGGCGCCGACAGCATTACCGTTCATCTGCGCGAGGACCGGCGCCACATTCAGGATCGCGACCTCTTTTTGCTGCGGCAGACGCTCAAGACCCGTCTCAATCTGGAAATGGCGGCGACCGACGAAATGCTCGGCATCGCCCTCAAGGTCCGCCCCGACTGTGTCACCCTAGTGCCGGAAAAGCGCGAAGAGCTGACCACCGAGGGGGGGCTGGATGTCCTGCGCCATCGGCAGTTGCTGAAAAAGCAGATCGAGCCGCTGCGGCAGGAGGGGATCATCGTCAGCCTCTTCGTCGATCCGGATCTGGAGCAGATCAAGGAAGCCCACCGCCTGGGCAGCGACGCCGTCGAGATCCACACCGGCGCCTATTGCGAAACCCGCCGCTACGACAAGCGCTATGCCGAACTGCTCAAGATCCAGGAGGCGGTGCGCGCCGGGGGCAAGCTCGGGTTGGGGGTCAATGCCGGCCACGGCCTCAACTACCAGAATGTGCAGGATGTGGTGGCGCTCGGCGGCATCGACGAATTCAATATCGGCCACAGCATTATTTCCCGCGCGGTTCTGGTCGGGCTGGAGCGGGCGGTGCGCGAGATGGTCGCCTTGGTGCGGCCGGGGGAATAG
- a CDS encoding CBS domain-containing protein, with translation MLTAKDIMTTQVYTVTAETEVDELARLFAQYNVNALPVVDGEGRLEGVVTETDLVEQDKPLHIPTVISIFDWVFYLESEKTFQEEVKKITARKVGEICSREVTTCTPDTPVADIAGLMVDRSVHLIPVVDGENLLGVVARFDIIRSMRS, from the coding sequence ATGCTTACCGCGAAAGATATTATGACCACTCAGGTCTACACCGTCACAGCCGAGACCGAAGTGGACGAACTCGCCCGGCTCTTTGCCCAGTACAATGTCAACGCCCTGCCGGTGGTGGATGGCGAAGGGCGCCTGGAAGGGGTGGTGACGGAGACGGATCTGGTCGAGCAGGACAAACCGCTGCATATCCCTACGGTTATTTCCATTTTTGATTGGGTCTTCTATCTGGAAAGCGAAAAGACTTTTCAGGAAGAGGTCAAGAAGATCACCGCCCGCAAGGTCGGTGAGATCTGTTCCCGCGAGGTCACTACCTGCACCCCTGACACTCCGGTCGCCGACATCGCCGGGCTGATGGTCGATCGTTCGGTGCATCTTATCCCGGTGGTCGACGGCGAGAATTTGCTCGGGGTCGTGGCGCGTTTCGACATCATCCGCTCCATGCGCTCCTGA
- the cdaA gene encoding diadenylate cyclase CdaA: MGGLFDDLKNFRWLLDLLDIGLVAFVIYRIMLLIKGTRAVQMLLGLAVILGVYVSSQVSGLYTLHWILDNFLSSIILVIVVLFQNDIRRALIHVGRNPFFADLSYKEETEVMDELVKACVSMASKRIGALIVIERETGLKDFLEVGVEIDAKVSSDLITSIFLPYSPIHDGALVLQQGRIKRAGCFLPLSQNPDISKTLGTRHRAAIGLTELVDAVAIVVSEETGKISVVVGGRITRDLDSTSLKRVLTRLFEPREGKPKKKR, from the coding sequence ATGGGCGGGTTGTTCGACGATCTGAAAAATTTCCGATGGCTGCTCGATCTCCTCGACATCGGCCTGGTCGCCTTTGTCATCTATCGGATCATGCTGCTCATTAAGGGAACCCGCGCCGTGCAGATGCTCCTCGGTCTGGCGGTGATCCTTGGGGTCTATGTCTCCTCCCAGGTCAGCGGTCTTTACACCCTGCACTGGATTCTCGACAACTTCCTCTCTTCGATCATCCTGGTCATCGTCGTCCTCTTCCAGAACGACATCCGGCGGGCGTTGATCCATGTCGGTCGGAATCCGTTTTTTGCTGATCTCTCCTACAAGGAAGAGACCGAGGTCATGGACGAGCTGGTCAAGGCCTGCGTCAGCATGGCCAGCAAGCGGATCGGCGCCCTCATCGTCATCGAACGGGAAACCGGACTCAAGGATTTTCTCGAAGTCGGTGTCGAAATCGACGCCAAGGTCTCCAGCGATCTGATCACCTCGATCTTTCTGCCCTATTCCCCCATTCACGACGGCGCCCTCGTTCTGCAGCAGGGGCGGATCAAGCGCGCGGGCTGTTTTTTGCCCCTTTCCCAGAATCCCGACATCAGCAAGACGCTGGGAACCCGGCATCGTGCCGCCATCGGCCTGACCGAACTGGTCGATGCCGTGGCCATTGTCGTTTCGGAGGAGACCGGTAAAATTTCCGTGGTGGTCGGCGGCCGGATCACCCGTGACCTTGACTCCACCTCCCTGAAGCGGGTTCTGACTCGGCTTTTCGAACCTCGCGAGGGCAAGCCCAAGAAAAAACGGTAG
- a CDS encoding CdaR family protein, translating to MFRRLTENLFLKLLSLAFALILWFFVMGEQKQELSYAVPLAIKNLPANLMVANEIPSQVDVRISGPRTLLMNLDPKDMGIAVDLRGLQPGVTSFRRLEELFNLPGALKITRLSPSFVDVRLERIKDKKVPVKLVISGAPAPGFELREIQLAPAEVLVEGAEGELKNVAQAETDPVEIEGVRDSFSLIVPIDYRGRYTYLKEDRTVEVHVTIVKLPEPEIPAAEVIGGEQTGEKKE from the coding sequence ATGTTCAGGCGACTGACGGAAAATCTCTTTCTCAAACTGCTGTCTCTGGCCTTTGCCCTGATCCTGTGGTTTTTTGTCATGGGCGAGCAAAAGCAGGAGCTTTCCTACGCGGTGCCCCTGGCGATCAAGAATCTGCCGGCCAACCTGATGGTGGCCAACGAAATTCCCAGCCAGGTGGATGTCCGCATCAGCGGACCGCGGACGCTTCTGATGAACCTCGATCCCAAGGATATGGGGATCGCCGTCGACCTGCGGGGGCTCCAACCGGGCGTGACCTCCTTCAGGCGCCTGGAAGAGCTCTTTAACCTTCCCGGTGCCCTGAAAATCACCCGTCTTTCCCCCTCCTTCGTGGATGTCCGGCTGGAGCGGATCAAAGACAAGAAGGTGCCGGTCAAGCTGGTCATCAGCGGCGCCCCCGCTCCCGGTTTCGAACTCCGTGAGATTCAGTTGGCGCCGGCCGAGGTGCTGGTGGAAGGGGCGGAGGGGGAACTCAAGAATGTTGCCCAAGCGGAAACCGATCCCGTGGAAATCGAAGGGGTGCGGGACAGTTTCAGTCTGATCGTCCCGATCGATTACCGGGGCCGCTACACTTATCTTAAGGAAGATCGCACCGTCGAGGTGCATGTCACTATCGTCAAATTGCCGGAACCGGAGATCCCCGCCGCCGAAGTGATCGGGGGGGAGCAAACAGGAGAAAAGAAGGAATGA
- the glmM gene encoding phosphoglucosamine mutase, which translates to MSKKLFGTDGVRGVANIHPMTTEIVMQLGRAAAYIFKDKDEKRRHRIVIGKDTRLSGYMIENALVAGICSMGVDVLLVGPLPTPGIAFITSSMRADAGVVISASHNPYQDNGIKFFDGTGFKLPDETELKIEDLIYSKKIDSLRPVASEVGKAFRIDDAKGRYVVFLKAAFPKDLDLKGLRIVLDCANGAAYKVAPAVLEELGAEVIPLGISPNGTNINAGCGSLHPQVIADAVVENRAHLGIALDGDADRVIFVDEFGNEVDGDHIMAICATDLLAKNQLAKKTLVATVMSNMGLDIALKKAGGQVVKTAVGDRYVVEEMLRHGYNLGGEQSGHMIFLDHNTTGDGMISALQVLAIMQRSGKRLSELAEVMISLPQVLLNVRVKERRDIGQIPEVQKVIDAVEEKLAGKGRVLIRYSGTEPLLRIMLEGQDKYQITEMAHEIGDAIERHLGGTKEGK; encoded by the coding sequence ATGAGCAAAAAGCTTTTCGGCACGGACGGCGTGCGCGGGGTGGCCAACATCCATCCCATGACCACCGAGATCGTCATGCAGCTGGGTCGCGCCGCCGCCTATATTTTCAAGGATAAGGATGAAAAACGCCGGCACCGGATCGTCATCGGCAAGGATACCCGGCTTTCCGGCTACATGATCGAGAACGCCCTGGTGGCGGGGATCTGCTCGATGGGGGTGGACGTGCTGCTGGTCGGGCCGCTGCCGACCCCGGGGATCGCCTTCATCACCTCGTCCATGCGCGCCGACGCCGGGGTGGTGATTTCCGCTTCCCATAATCCGTACCAGGACAACGGCATCAAGTTCTTCGACGGCACCGGCTTCAAGCTCCCCGACGAGACCGAACTGAAGATCGAGGATCTGATCTATTCGAAAAAGATCGATTCCCTGCGTCCGGTCGCCTCGGAGGTCGGCAAGGCCTTCCGTATCGATGACGCCAAGGGTCGTTACGTCGTCTTTCTCAAGGCCGCCTTTCCCAAGGATCTTGACCTCAAGGGTTTGCGCATCGTCCTCGACTGCGCCAACGGCGCCGCCTACAAGGTGGCGCCGGCGGTTCTGGAGGAACTCGGCGCCGAAGTCATCCCCCTGGGGATTTCCCCCAACGGGACCAACATCAATGCCGGCTGCGGTTCCCTGCATCCCCAGGTCATCGCCGACGCGGTGGTGGAGAATCGCGCCCATCTCGGCATCGCCCTCGACGGCGATGCCGACCGGGTGATTTTCGTCGACGAGTTCGGTAACGAGGTCGACGGCGACCATATCATGGCCATCTGCGCCACGGACCTGCTGGCCAAGAACCAGCTGGCGAAGAAGACCCTGGTGGCGACGGTGATGAGCAACATGGGGCTCGACATCGCCCTGAAAAAAGCCGGAGGCCAGGTGGTGAAGACCGCCGTCGGTGACCGCTACGTGGTGGAAGAGATGTTGCGGCACGGCTACAACCTCGGCGGCGAGCAGTCGGGGCACATGATCTTCCTCGATCACAACACCACCGGCGACGGCATGATCTCGGCCCTGCAGGTGCTGGCGATCATGCAGCGCAGCGGCAAGCGACTCTCCGAGCTGGCCGAGGTGATGATCTCCCTGCCCCAGGTGTTGCTCAATGTCCGGGTCAAGGAGCGGCGGGATATCGGCCAGATTCCCGAGGTACAAAAGGTCATCGACGCCGTCGAGGAGAAGCTGGCCGGCAAGGGGCGGGTGCTGATCCGCTATTCGGGGACCGAGCCCCTGCTGCGGATCATGCTCGAAGGACAGGACAAGTATCAGATCACCGAAATGGCCCACGAAATCGGCGATGCCATCGAGCGTCACCTGGGCGGCACCAAGGAGGGGAAGTAG
- the ftsH gene encoding ATP-dependent zinc metalloprotease FtsH: MNQFYKNLALWLVISLVMILLFNMMTQKGQEQKPITYTAFLAAVEEGRVREVTVQGSNVEGKYQDDTLFKTFAPDDPALITQLREKGVEIQARPAEDRSFWFTLMVSWGPILLLIAVWVFFMRQMQSGGGKAMSFGKSKAKLLTDNQAQVTFKDVAGIDEAKDELEEIVSFLKEPKKFSRLGGRIPKGVLLCGSPGTGKTLLARAIAGEAGVPFFSISGSDFVEMFVGVGASRVRDLFVQGKKNAPCIIFIDEIDAVGRHRGAGLGGGHDEREQTLNQLLVEMDGFESNEGVILIAATNRPDVLDPALLRPGRFDRQVVVPRPDVKGRLKILNVHARKIPLDADVEMEVVAKGTPGFSGADLANLVNEAALLAARADKSQVNMDDLEAAKDKVMMGAERRSMVITEEEKKVTAYHEAGHALVALFIPGADPVHKVSIIPRGRAMGVTMYLPEQEKYNETRDGLHIRICTLLGGRVAEEIIFSSITSGASNDIERATAIARKMVCEWGMSEKLGPLAFGEKEGEVFLGRDMGHMKNYSEATAVEIDEEITRIVKENHERTRQILQEQKAALITVAEALLEKENLDGAEIRALVFGSSTEAVTPEPVA, from the coding sequence GTGAATCAATTCTATAAAAATCTCGCGCTCTGGCTGGTCATTTCCCTGGTCATGATCCTGCTCTTCAACATGATGACGCAAAAAGGCCAGGAGCAGAAGCCTATCACCTACACGGCTTTTCTGGCGGCGGTAGAGGAGGGGCGGGTGCGGGAAGTCACGGTCCAGGGATCCAATGTCGAAGGGAAGTACCAGGACGACACCCTGTTCAAGACCTTCGCCCCGGATGACCCCGCGCTGATTACTCAACTGCGTGAAAAAGGGGTGGAGATCCAGGCGCGTCCCGCCGAGGACCGCAGTTTCTGGTTCACCCTGATGGTCTCCTGGGGGCCGATTCTGCTGTTGATTGCGGTCTGGGTCTTTTTCATGCGCCAGATGCAGTCGGGCGGGGGCAAGGCGATGAGCTTCGGCAAGAGCAAGGCCAAGCTGCTCACCGATAACCAGGCCCAGGTCACGTTCAAGGATGTGGCCGGGATCGACGAGGCCAAGGACGAACTGGAAGAGATCGTTTCCTTTCTGAAGGAGCCCAAGAAGTTCTCCCGCCTGGGCGGACGGATTCCGAAAGGGGTGCTGCTGTGCGGTTCCCCCGGCACCGGCAAGACCCTGCTCGCCCGCGCCATTGCCGGCGAGGCTGGGGTGCCCTTCTTCTCCATCTCCGGCTCGGACTTCGTCGAGATGTTCGTCGGGGTCGGCGCCAGCCGGGTTCGCGACCTCTTTGTGCAGGGGAAGAAGAATGCCCCTTGTATTATCTTCATCGACGAGATCGACGCTGTCGGTCGCCATCGCGGCGCCGGTCTCGGTGGCGGCCATGACGAGCGGGAACAGACCCTCAATCAGTTGCTGGTGGAGATGGACGGCTTCGAGTCGAACGAAGGGGTTATTCTGATCGCCGCCACCAACCGTCCCGACGTTCTCGATCCGGCTCTTTTGCGCCCCGGTCGTTTCGACCGGCAGGTGGTGGTGCCCCGTCCCGATGTCAAAGGGCGGTTGAAGATCCTCAACGTTCATGCCCGCAAAATTCCCTTGGATGCCGATGTCGAGATGGAAGTTGTGGCTAAGGGGACGCCCGGTTTTTCCGGTGCCGACCTCGCCAACCTAGTTAACGAGGCGGCGCTCTTGGCCGCTCGCGCCGACAAGTCCCAGGTCAATATGGACGACCTGGAGGCGGCCAAGGACAAGGTGATGATGGGGGCCGAGCGGCGGTCCATGGTTATCACCGAGGAAGAAAAAAAGGTTACCGCCTATCACGAGGCCGGACACGCCTTGGTCGCTCTCTTCATCCCCGGCGCAGATCCGGTGCATAAGGTATCGATCATCCCCCGCGGTCGCGCCATGGGGGTCACCATGTATCTGCCGGAGCAGGAAAAATACAACGAAACCCGGGACGGTTTGCATATCCGCATCTGTACCCTGCTCGGCGGCCGGGTCGCCGAAGAGATCATCTTCTCCAGCATCACCAGTGGCGCGAGCAACGACATTGAGCGAGCCACCGCCATCGCCCGCAAGATGGTCTGCGAATGGGGCATGAGTGAGAAGCTCGGGCCCCTGGCTTTCGGCGAGAAGGAGGGGGAGGTATTCCTTGGGCGCGACATGGGGCACATGAAGAATTACAGTGAAGCCACCGCTGTCGAAATCGACGAGGAGATCACGCGCATCGTCAAGGAAAATCATGAGCGCACCCGCCAGATCCTGCAGGAGCAGAAAGCCGCTCTGATTACCGTGGCGGAAGCGCTTCTGGAAAAAGAAAACCTTGACGGCGCGGAAATTCGCGCCCTGGTATTCGGCTCCTCGACCGAGGCTGTTACTCCCGAACCGGTTGCCTGA
- the acpS gene encoding holo-ACP synthase, which yields MAIVGVGTDLSRASRFRRFLEKGNRALIQRIFTPAEQAYCLPKPDPSPHLAARFAVKEAFLKALGLGLREGITWQDMDVLRDDLGKPSLAVSGRAAEILAERGIAAIHLSYSHEGDYASATVILERP from the coding sequence ATGGCGATCGTCGGGGTCGGCACCGATCTGAGCCGCGCTTCCCGCTTTCGCCGTTTTCTCGAAAAGGGCAATCGGGCGCTCATTCAGCGGATATTCACCCCGGCCGAACAGGCCTACTGCCTGCCGAAGCCGGATCCGTCGCCGCATCTGGCCGCCCGTTTCGCGGTCAAGGAGGCCTTTCTCAAGGCCCTCGGTCTGGGTCTGCGGGAAGGGATCACCTGGCAGGACATGGATGTCCTTCGCGACGATCTCGGCAAGCCCTCCCTGGCCGTCAGCGGCCGGGCCGCGGAAATTCTCGCCGAACGGGGGATCGCCGCGATTCATCTTTCCTACAGCCACGAGGGCGATTACGCCAGCGCCACGGTGATTCTGGAGCGACCATGA